A stretch of the Vidua chalybeata isolate OUT-0048 chromosome 19, bVidCha1 merged haplotype, whole genome shotgun sequence genome encodes the following:
- the WBP2 gene encoding WW domain-binding protein 2 isoform X1 has protein sequence MALNKNHSEGGGVIVNNSENVLMTYDHVEITFSDLEPMPEAFKGTKKGSVFLTPYRVIFVSKGKDAMQSFVMPFYLLKDCEIKQPVFGANYIKGTVKAEAGGGWEGSATFKMTFAAGGAIEFGQRMLQVASQVSRGEIPSGAYGYSYMPNGSYAFAPPAANGGYPYPPPPPDFYPGPPAAAGNMGYMQLPPPPYPGPMEPPVSGPDLPSTPAAEAKAAEAAASAYYSPGNPHNVYMPTDQPPPPPYFPPEDKKNQ, from the exons ATGGCGCTCAACAAGAACCATTCGGAGGGCGGCGGCGTCATCGTTAACAACAGCGAGAA TGTTTTGATGACCTATGACCATGTAGAAATCACCTTCAGTGATCTGGAGCCGATGCCAGAGGCCTTCAAGGGCACCAAGAAAGGGAGTGTTTTCCTGACTCCCTACCGG gttATCTTTGTGTCAAAGGGGAAGGATGCCATGCAGTCATTTGTGATGCCCTTTTATTTGTTGAAGGATTGTGAAATTAAGCAGCCAGTGTTTGGAGCAAATTACATCAAGGGCACAGTgaaagcagaggcaggag GTGGCTGGGAAGGATCTGCCACATTCAAGATGACCTTTGCAGCTGGGGGTGCAATTGAATTTGGGCAGCGGATGCTGCAGGTGGCATCACAAG TCTCCAGAGGTGAAATACCCAGTGGAGCTTACGGCTATTCCTACATGCCAAATGGATCCTATGCTTTTGCACCACCTGCAGCTAACGGGGGCTATCCATacccacctcctcctccag ACTTTTACCCTGGTCCTCCTGCGGCAGCTGGAAACATGGGCTACATGCAGCTTCCACCCCCACCATACCCAGGGCCCATGGAACCCCCTGTCAGTGGCCCAGACCTGCCCTCCACTCCTGCAG CTGAAGCCAAggctgctgaagctgctgccagtgctTACTACAGCCCAGGCAACCCCCACAATGTCTACATGCCCACG GAccagccacctcctcctccatACTTCCCACCAGAGGACAAGAAAAACCAATAA
- the WBP2 gene encoding WW domain-binding protein 2 isoform X2, whose product MTYDHVEITFSDLEPMPEAFKGTKKGSVFLTPYRVIFVSKGKDAMQSFVMPFYLLKDCEIKQPVFGANYIKGTVKAEAGGGWEGSATFKMTFAAGGAIEFGQRMLQVASQVSRGEIPSGAYGYSYMPNGSYAFAPPAANGGYPYPPPPPDFYPGPPAAAGNMGYMQLPPPPYPGPMEPPVSGPDLPSTPAAEAKAAEAAASAYYSPGNPHNVYMPTDQPPPPPYFPPEDKKNQ is encoded by the exons ATGACCTATGACCATGTAGAAATCACCTTCAGTGATCTGGAGCCGATGCCAGAGGCCTTCAAGGGCACCAAGAAAGGGAGTGTTTTCCTGACTCCCTACCGG gttATCTTTGTGTCAAAGGGGAAGGATGCCATGCAGTCATTTGTGATGCCCTTTTATTTGTTGAAGGATTGTGAAATTAAGCAGCCAGTGTTTGGAGCAAATTACATCAAGGGCACAGTgaaagcagaggcaggag GTGGCTGGGAAGGATCTGCCACATTCAAGATGACCTTTGCAGCTGGGGGTGCAATTGAATTTGGGCAGCGGATGCTGCAGGTGGCATCACAAG TCTCCAGAGGTGAAATACCCAGTGGAGCTTACGGCTATTCCTACATGCCAAATGGATCCTATGCTTTTGCACCACCTGCAGCTAACGGGGGCTATCCATacccacctcctcctccag ACTTTTACCCTGGTCCTCCTGCGGCAGCTGGAAACATGGGCTACATGCAGCTTCCACCCCCACCATACCCAGGGCCCATGGAACCCCCTGTCAGTGGCCCAGACCTGCCCTCCACTCCTGCAG CTGAAGCCAAggctgctgaagctgctgccagtgctTACTACAGCCCAGGCAACCCCCACAATGTCTACATGCCCACG GAccagccacctcctcctccatACTTCCCACCAGAGGACAAGAAAAACCAATAA